One genomic region from Zalophus californianus isolate mZalCal1 chromosome 14, mZalCal1.pri.v2, whole genome shotgun sequence encodes:
- the RAN gene encoding GTP-binding nuclear protein Ran isoform X2: MAAQGEPQVQFKLVLVGDGGTGKTTFVKRHLTGEFEKKYVATLGVEVHPLVFHTNRGPIKFNVWDTAGQEKFGGLRDGYYIQAQCAIIMFDVTSRVTYKNVPNWHRDLVRVCENIPIVLCGNKVDIKDRKVKAKSIVFHRKKNLQYYDISAKSNYNFEKPFLWLARKLIGDPNLEFVAMPALAPPEVVMDPALAAQYEHDLEVAQTTALPDEDDDL; this comes from the exons ATGGCTGCCCAGGGAGAGCCCCAAGTCCAGTTCAAA CTGGTGCTGGTCGGCGACGGCGGCACCGGGAAGACGACGTTCGTGAAGCGTCACCTGACGGGTGAATTCGAGAAGAAGTATGTAG CCACCTTGGGCGTGGAGGTCCACCCGCTCGTGTTCCACACGAACAGGGGCCCCATCAAGTTCAACGTGTGGGACACGGCCGGCCAGGAGAAGTTCGGCGGGCTGCGGGACGGGTACTACATCCAAG CCCAGTGTGCCATTATAATGTTTGATGTCACGTCAAGGGTTACTTACAAGAATGTGCCTAACTGGCATAGAGATCTGGTACGAGTGTGTGAGAACATCCCTATTGTGCTGTGTGGCAACAAAGTGGACATTAAGGATAGGAAAGTTAAGGCAAAATCAATTGTCTTCCACCGAAAGAAGAATCTTCag TACTATGACATTTCTGCCAAAAGTAACTACAACTTTGAAAAGCCCTTCCTGTGGCTTGCTAGAAAACTAATTGGAGACCCTAACTTGGAGTTTGTCGCCATGCCCGCTCTTGCCCCACCAGAGGTTGTCATGGACCCAGCTTTGGCAGCACAGTACGAGCATGATCTAGAG GTTGCTCAGACAACTGCTCTCCCGGATGAAGATGATGACCTGTGA
- the RAN gene encoding GTP-binding nuclear protein Ran isoform X1, whose amino-acid sequence MAAQGEPQVQFKLVLVGDGGTGKTTFVKRHLTGEFEKKYVATLGVEVHPLVFHTNRGPIKFNVWDTAGQEKFGGLRDGYYIQAQCAIIMFDVTSRVTYKNVPNWHRDLVRVCENIPIVLCGNKVDIKDRKVKAKSIVFHRKKNLQYYDISAKSNYNFEKPFLWLARKLIGDPNLEFVAMPALAPPEVVMDPALAAQYEHDLEVGCSRVRQCGPFRHLLFLMALIQGIARCVFV is encoded by the exons ATGGCTGCCCAGGGAGAGCCCCAAGTCCAGTTCAAA CTGGTGCTGGTCGGCGACGGCGGCACCGGGAAGACGACGTTCGTGAAGCGTCACCTGACGGGTGAATTCGAGAAGAAGTATGTAG CCACCTTGGGCGTGGAGGTCCACCCGCTCGTGTTCCACACGAACAGGGGCCCCATCAAGTTCAACGTGTGGGACACGGCCGGCCAGGAGAAGTTCGGCGGGCTGCGGGACGGGTACTACATCCAAG CCCAGTGTGCCATTATAATGTTTGATGTCACGTCAAGGGTTACTTACAAGAATGTGCCTAACTGGCATAGAGATCTGGTACGAGTGTGTGAGAACATCCCTATTGTGCTGTGTGGCAACAAAGTGGACATTAAGGATAGGAAAGTTAAGGCAAAATCAATTGTCTTCCACCGAAAGAAGAATCTTCag TACTATGACATTTCTGCCAAAAGTAACTACAACTTTGAAAAGCCCTTCCTGTGGCTTGCTAGAAAACTAATTGGAGACCCTAACTTGGAGTTTGTCGCCATGCCCGCTCTTGCCCCACCAGAGGTTGTCATGGACCCAGCTTTGGCAGCACAGTACGAGCATGATCTAGAGGTAGGATGTTCACGTGTCCGGCAATGTGGTCCATTTCGGCATCTTTTGTTCCTGATGGCTCTAATCCAGGGTATTGCACGTTGTGTCTTTGTCTAG